The genomic stretch CCGTTAGCGCTTAGGGCTTGTTGAACCTTAGCCTCCTGGTTAAGGTCTTCCGGCACTCCGATAACACGCGGAGCATCGACTGGTCCAATCACGCCGACGACAATGTCGTCCAACTTCGTGTTATTGGCGACAATTATCTCGGGAAATTTTGTGCGACGAGAATCAAAATTACTTGGATCAAATGCGTTGGCCACGCTAACTCCTCATCTTGTTCAGCTAATTGTTGACGACAATAATCTTCTTGTAACGTTAGTGGCTAAATAGCAGTTTTTGGAGTCAAAGATGACGCTGGCTAATAGTTCTACTAATAAAAGGCCTAATGACCCGTCAGGATTACATGATGTGCTCTACCCCTGGCACCAAAGAGCTGGGGCGAAGTTCGCTAATTTCGCTGGCTGGGTTATGCCTCTGGAATATCAAGGGGTATTAGCCGAGCATCGTAGTGTGCGTCGCCAAGTTGGAGCGTTCGATGTTTCACACTTAGGTAATTTGAAGGTTTTAGGAAGCAGGGCGCGAGACTTCCTTAATAGCGTATTAACCAATGATCTTAATAAGGTCAGCCCTGGACAAGCTCAGTATCAGATGTTATGTAACGAAACCGGCGGGGTAGTGGATGATCTGATCGCCTATGTAGTTAGTGACGAAGAAGTTAACCTAATTCCAAATGCGGCTAATAATGATACCGTTGCCGACATTATCGCGGCGCAGGCTCCAGGCAGCGTAGAGGTTATTAACGAGCAGCACGATTTAGCTATCCTCGCCGTCCAAGGTCCTGGGGCGCCTGAACTGTTATCTGGCCTGGGGGTACCAACTGATTTAGGCTATATGCGCTTTACTTCCGTTGAATACCATGGCTTTAGGACACAGCTTTGCCGTACTGGCTATACCGGCGAGAAGGGTTTCGAGCTGGTGATACCAGTGGCGGGGGCGCTGTCAGCCTGGGAAAAGATAGTAGCGGCTGGTGCTACACCTTGCGGATTAGGAGCTAGAGATACCTTACGTACCGAAATGGGCTACGCCCTACACGGCAATGACATTTCCCCGAAAATCAACCCGATAGCAGCTGGG from Vaginimicrobium propionicum encodes the following:
- the gcvT gene encoding glycine cleavage system aminomethyltransferase GcvT, yielding MTLANSSTNKRPNDPSGLHDVLYPWHQRAGAKFANFAGWVMPLEYQGVLAEHRSVRRQVGAFDVSHLGNLKVLGSRARDFLNSVLTNDLNKVSPGQAQYQMLCNETGGVVDDLIAYVVSDEEVNLIPNAANNDTVADIIAAQAPGSVEVINEQHDLAILAVQGPGAPELLSGLGVPTDLGYMRFTSVEYHGFRTQLCRTGYTGEKGFELVIPVAGALSAWEKIVAAGATPCGLGARDTLRTEMGYALHGNDISPKINPIAAGLSWAIGWNKPAFNGRQALLAIKNEGCQHRLRGLKPLGRAIPRPGMEIVDDSESVIGEVTSGTFSPTLKQGIGLGLVASNYRVGDRVKVRIRSREEEFMLVKPPFVQTNIR